One part of the Leclercia sp. LSNIH1 genome encodes these proteins:
- the flgC gene encoding flagellar basal body rod protein FlgC — protein MALLNIFDIAGSALTAQSQRLNVAASNLANADSVAGPDGQPYRAKQVVFQVDAAPGAATGGVKVASVIESQAPDKLVYEPGNPLADANGYVKMPNVDVVGEMVNTMSASRSYQANVEVLNTVKSMMLKTLTLGQ, from the coding sequence ATGGCCTTACTCAATATCTTTGATATCGCGGGTTCAGCCCTGACCGCGCAATCGCAACGACTGAACGTCGCCGCCAGTAACCTGGCGAACGCCGACAGCGTGGCGGGTCCGGACGGGCAACCTTATCGCGCCAAACAGGTGGTGTTCCAGGTCGATGCGGCACCGGGCGCCGCAACCGGCGGGGTAAAAGTCGCCAGCGTAATTGAGAGCCAGGCACCGGACAAACTGGTCTACGAGCCGGGCAACCCGCTGGCCGACGCCAACGGCTACGTCAAAATGCCGAACGTGGATGTAGTGGGCGAGATGGTGAACACCATGTCAGCGTCCCGCAGCTACCAGGCCAACGTTGAAGTACTGAACACCGTGAAGAGCATGATGCTTAAAACGCTCACTCTGGGCCAGTAA
- the flgD gene encoding flagellar hook assembly protein FlgD, with translation MSIAVNVNDRSSATGVSGTTGNSSLTGSNASDLQSSFLTLLVAQLKNQDPTNPMQNNELTTQLAQISTVSGIEKLNTTLGSISGQLDSSQSMQASTLIGHGVMIPGSTILAGSSSTDGTSTTSTTPFGVELQQSADKVTATITDRNGAVVRTIDIGELKAGVHTFTWDGTMTDGSSAPNGSYNVAISASSGSTQLVAQPLQFAMVQGVIRSSNGNTLDLGTYGTTTLDEVRQII, from the coding sequence ATGTCCATTGCAGTCAATGTCAATGACAGGTCGAGTGCCACAGGCGTCAGCGGCACCACCGGCAACAGTTCGCTTACCGGCAGCAACGCGTCCGATCTGCAAAGCAGCTTCCTGACGCTGCTGGTCGCACAGCTGAAAAACCAGGATCCAACCAACCCGATGCAGAACAACGAACTGACCACGCAGCTTGCGCAGATCAGTACGGTGAGCGGCATCGAGAAACTGAACACCACGTTGGGTTCTATTTCCGGGCAGCTCGACAGCAGCCAGTCGATGCAGGCCAGCACGCTGATTGGGCATGGCGTGATGATCCCGGGCTCCACCATTCTGGCAGGCAGTAGCAGCACCGACGGCACCAGCACCACCTCCACCACGCCGTTTGGTGTTGAGCTGCAGCAGAGCGCCGATAAAGTGACCGCCACCATCACCGACAGGAACGGTGCGGTGGTTCGTACCATTGATATCGGCGAACTGAAAGCGGGAGTACACACCTTTACCTGGGACGGCACGATGACCGACGGCAGCAGTGCGCCAAATGGTTCCTATAACGTTGCCATCTCCGCCAGCAGCGGCAGTACGCAGCTGGTGGCCCAGCCACTGCAGTTCGCGATGGTGCAGGGTGTGATCCGCAGCAGCAACGGTAACACGCTGGATCTGGGGACTTACGGTACAACTACGCTCGACGAAGTTCGGCAGATTATATAA
- the flgE gene encoding flagellar hook protein FlgE, translating into MAFSQAVSGLNAAATNLDVIGNNIANSATYGFKSGSASFADMFAGSKVGLGVKVAGITQDFSDGTTTNTGRGLDVAISQNGFFRMLDSNGSVYYSRNGQFSLDENRNLVNMQGLQVTGYPAAGSPPTVQTGANPQPITIPNNLMAAKATSTAAQQINLNSTDSVPNIPFDVTSANPDSDSFNKKGTITVYDNQGNAHNMYVYYVKMADNKWDLYTQDGSAANGQITKSAQMSFDPNGNLEGIYNYSPAGVLSATPNANPAINVTTDPLSGALPVTFSLSFLNSMQQNTGANNIVATNQNGYKPGDLVSYQINDDGTVVGNYSNEQNQVLGQIVLANFANNEGLQSEGNNVWSATQSSGVALLGTAGSGNFGTLTNGALEASNVDLSKELVNMIVAQRNYQSNAQTIKTQDQILNTLVNLR; encoded by the coding sequence ATGGCCTTTTCACAAGCGGTCAGCGGCCTGAATGCTGCAGCCACTAACCTCGACGTCATTGGTAACAACATTGCCAACTCCGCGACCTATGGCTTTAAGTCTGGTAGCGCGTCGTTCGCAGATATGTTCGCCGGTTCCAAAGTCGGTCTGGGCGTAAAAGTCGCCGGGATCACTCAGGACTTCAGCGACGGTACCACCACTAATACCGGTCGTGGTCTGGACGTGGCGATCAGCCAGAACGGTTTCTTCCGTATGCTCGACAGCAACGGTTCCGTCTATTACAGCCGTAACGGCCAGTTCAGCCTGGACGAAAACCGCAACCTGGTAAACATGCAGGGTCTGCAGGTGACCGGCTATCCGGCAGCGGGTAGCCCGCCAACGGTACAGACCGGCGCGAACCCGCAGCCGATCACCATTCCTAACAATCTGATGGCCGCTAAAGCGACCAGCACCGCAGCCCAGCAGATCAACCTGAACTCCACGGACAGCGTGCCTAACATCCCGTTTGACGTGACCAGTGCCAACCCGGATTCAGACAGCTTCAACAAGAAAGGCACCATCACCGTCTATGACAACCAGGGTAACGCCCACAACATGTATGTCTACTACGTGAAAATGGCGGACAACAAGTGGGATCTCTACACCCAGGACGGTAGCGCCGCGAACGGCCAGATCACCAAATCTGCCCAGATGAGCTTCGACCCCAACGGCAACCTGGAAGGGATCTATAACTACAGCCCAGCCGGTGTTTTGAGTGCGACGCCAAACGCCAATCCGGCCATTAACGTGACCACCGATCCGCTGAGCGGCGCGCTGCCGGTGACCTTCTCCCTGAGCTTCCTGAACTCCATGCAGCAGAACACCGGGGCGAACAACATCGTGGCGACCAACCAGAACGGCTACAAGCCGGGCGACCTGGTGAGCTATCAGATCAACGACGACGGTACCGTGGTAGGTAACTACTCCAACGAACAGAACCAGGTGCTGGGTCAGATCGTACTGGCAAACTTCGCCAACAACGAAGGTCTGCAGTCTGAGGGGAACAACGTCTGGTCTGCCACGCAGTCTTCAGGCGTGGCGCTGCTGGGCACCGCCGGTTCCGGTAACTTCGGTACCCTGACCAACGGCGCGCTGGAAGCCTCCAACGTCGACCTGAGTAAAGAGCTGGTCAATATGATCGTCGCGCAGCGTAACTATCAGTCGAACGCGCAGACCATCAAAACCCAGGATCAGATCCTCAACACGCTGGTTAACCTCCGCTAA
- a CDS encoding flagellar basal body rod protein FlgF, translated as MDHAIYTAMGAASQTLNQQAVTASNLANASTPGFRAQLNAMRAVPVEGLSLPTRTLVTASTPGADMTPGQMDYTSRPLDVALQQDGWLAVQTADGGEGYTRNGNIQVDAVGQLTIQGRPVIGEGGPITVPEGSEITIAADGTISALNPGDPPNTVAPVGRLKLVKAEGFEVQRGDDGMFRLTQAAQATRGATLQADPTIRVMSGVLEGSNVKPVTAMTDMIASARRFEMQMKVISSVDENASRANQLLSMS; from the coding sequence ATGGATCACGCAATATATACCGCGATGGGCGCCGCCAGTCAGACGCTCAATCAGCAGGCCGTCACCGCCAGCAACCTGGCGAACGCTTCGACGCCGGGCTTTCGCGCGCAGCTCAATGCGATGCGCGCCGTCCCGGTGGAAGGGCTCTCCCTGCCGACGCGTACGCTGGTGACCGCCTCCACCCCGGGAGCCGATATGACGCCCGGGCAGATGGATTACACCTCGCGCCCGCTTGATGTGGCGCTGCAGCAGGACGGCTGGCTGGCGGTTCAGACCGCAGACGGCGGCGAAGGCTACACCCGTAACGGGAACATCCAGGTGGACGCGGTCGGGCAACTGACCATCCAGGGACGTCCGGTTATTGGTGAAGGTGGCCCGATCACCGTGCCGGAAGGCTCGGAGATCACCATCGCGGCCGACGGCACCATCTCCGCCCTGAACCCGGGCGATCCGCCAAACACCGTCGCGCCGGTTGGCCGCCTGAAGCTGGTAAAAGCCGAAGGTTTTGAAGTGCAGCGTGGCGACGACGGCATGTTCCGTCTGACCCAGGCGGCGCAGGCTACCCGTGGCGCAACGTTACAGGCTGACCCGACCATTCGCGTCATGTCTGGCGTGCTGGAAGGCAGTAACGTTAAGCCAGTAACCGCGATGACCGACATGATCGCCAGCGCCCGCCGTTTTGAAATGCAGATGAAGGTGATTTCCAGCGTTGATGAAAACGCCAGTCGCGCCAACCAACTGCTGTCAATGAGTTAA
- the flgG gene encoding flagellar basal-body rod protein FlgG yields the protein MISSLWIAKTGLDAQQTNMDVIANNLANVSTNGFKRQRAVFEDLLYQTIRQPGAQSSEQTTLPSGLQIGTGVRPVATERLHSQGNLSQTNNSKDVAIKGQGFFQVQLPDGTSAYTRDGSFQVDQNGQLVTAGGFQVQPAITIPANALSITIGRDGIVSVTQQGQAAPVQVGQLNLTTFMNDTGLESIGENLYIETQSSGAPNESTPGLNGSGLLYQGYVETSNVNVAEELVNMIQVQRAYEINSKAVSTTDQMLQKLTQL from the coding sequence ATGATCAGTTCTTTATGGATCGCGAAAACCGGCCTCGACGCGCAGCAAACCAATATGGATGTCATCGCCAACAACCTGGCGAACGTCAGCACCAATGGGTTTAAGCGTCAGCGTGCGGTTTTCGAAGATTTGCTTTATCAAACCATTCGCCAGCCAGGGGCACAGTCGTCTGAACAGACTACGCTGCCTTCCGGTCTGCAGATTGGTACCGGTGTTCGCCCGGTAGCGACTGAACGTCTGCACAGCCAGGGCAACCTCTCCCAGACCAACAACAGCAAAGACGTGGCGATCAAGGGCCAGGGCTTCTTCCAGGTTCAGCTCCCGGACGGGACCTCTGCCTATACCCGTGACGGTTCGTTCCAGGTGGATCAGAACGGCCAGCTGGTGACCGCGGGCGGTTTCCAGGTGCAGCCGGCGATCACCATTCCGGCGAACGCCCTGAGCATTACCATCGGGCGTGACGGGATCGTGAGCGTGACCCAGCAGGGCCAGGCTGCGCCGGTGCAGGTTGGCCAGCTTAACCTGACCACCTTTATGAACGACACCGGTCTGGAAAGTATCGGTGAAAACCTGTACATCGAAACCCAGTCCTCCGGCGCACCGAACGAGAGCACGCCGGGTCTGAACGGTTCAGGTCTGCTGTATCAGGGGTATGTGGAAACCTCAAACGTCAACGTCGCGGAAGAGCTGGTGAATATGATCCAGGTTCAACGCGCGTACGAAATTAACAGTAAAGCAGTGTCGACGACCGACCAGATGCTGCAGAAACTGACGCAACTCTAA
- the flgH gene encoding flagellar basal body L-ring protein FlgH has product MQKHAAIRYPIVTLLAVTLSGCAWVPSQPLVQGATSAQPIPGPTPVVNGSIFQTAQPINYGYQPLFEDRRPRNIGDTLTIQLQENVSASKSSSANASRDGKTNFGFDTVPRYLEGLFGNARADAEASGGNSFNGKGGANASNTFSGTLTVTVDQVLANGNLHVVGEKQIAINQGTEFIRFSGVVNPRTISGSNTVPSTQVADARIEYVGNGYINEAQNMGWLQRFFLNLSPM; this is encoded by the coding sequence ATGCAAAAACACGCGGCGATTCGTTATCCCATAGTGACTCTCCTGGCCGTTACCCTCAGCGGTTGCGCCTGGGTTCCGTCTCAACCTTTGGTGCAGGGTGCGACTTCCGCCCAACCCATTCCTGGCCCGACGCCGGTAGTGAATGGCTCAATTTTCCAGACCGCGCAGCCGATTAACTACGGTTATCAGCCGCTGTTTGAAGACCGTCGCCCACGTAATATCGGCGATACGCTGACCATCCAGCTACAGGAAAACGTCAGCGCCAGTAAGAGCTCGTCGGCGAATGCCAGCCGCGACGGGAAAACCAATTTTGGCTTCGACACTGTGCCACGCTATCTCGAAGGACTCTTCGGTAACGCGCGCGCCGATGCCGAGGCGTCTGGCGGCAACTCCTTTAACGGTAAAGGCGGCGCCAATGCCAGCAACACCTTTAGCGGCACGTTGACGGTAACCGTCGACCAGGTGCTGGCGAACGGCAATTTACATGTAGTGGGTGAAAAACAGATCGCCATCAACCAGGGCACGGAATTCATTCGCTTCTCCGGTGTGGTTAACCCTCGCACCATCAGTGGCTCCAACACCGTACCGTCCACTCAGGTGGCCGATGCGCGCATTGAGTATGTCGGCAACGGCTACATCAATGAGGCGCAGAATATGGGCTGGTTGCAGCGTTTCTTCCTTAACTTATCACCGATGTAA
- a CDS encoding flagellar basal body P-ring protein FlgI translates to MFKSLFGFLLVLVATCAQADRIRDLTSVQGVRENSLIGYGLVVGLDGTGDQTTQTPFTTQSLNNMLSQLGITVPAGTNMQLKNVAAVMVTASFPAFARQGQTIDVVVSSMGNAKSLRGGTLLMTPLKGVDSQVYALAQGNILVGGAGASAGGSSVQVNQLNGGRITNGAVIERELPTQFGSGNTINLQLNNDDFTMAQQIADTINRNRGYGSATALDARTVQIRVSSGGSNQVRLLADIQNMEVNVTPQDAKVIINSRTGSVVMNREVTLDSCAVAQGNLSVTVNRSANVSQPDTPFGGGETVVTPQTQIDLRQSGGSLQSVRSSANLNNVVRALNALGATPMDLMSILQSMQSAGCLRAKLEII, encoded by the coding sequence ATGTTTAAATCCCTCTTCGGGTTCCTGCTGGTGCTGGTGGCAACATGTGCCCAGGCTGACCGTATTCGCGATCTCACAAGCGTACAGGGTGTGCGGGAAAACTCACTGATCGGTTACGGTCTGGTTGTGGGGCTTGACGGGACGGGTGACCAGACCACCCAGACGCCGTTCACGACCCAGAGTCTGAATAATATGCTCTCCCAGCTCGGCATCACGGTGCCCGCCGGGACCAACATGCAGCTGAAAAACGTGGCGGCGGTAATGGTCACCGCCTCTTTCCCGGCCTTTGCGCGCCAGGGGCAAACCATCGACGTGGTGGTCTCCTCCATGGGGAATGCGAAAAGCCTGCGCGGCGGGACTCTGCTGATGACCCCCCTGAAAGGGGTAGATAGCCAGGTGTATGCCCTGGCGCAGGGTAACATCCTTGTCGGCGGGGCGGGTGCCTCCGCAGGCGGCAGCAGCGTGCAGGTCAACCAGCTTAACGGCGGCCGTATTACCAACGGGGCGGTTATTGAGCGTGAACTGCCGACCCAGTTCGGCAGCGGCAACACCATTAACCTGCAGCTGAATAATGACGACTTCACTATGGCGCAGCAGATTGCGGACACCATCAACCGCAACCGCGGCTACGGCAGCGCTACCGCGCTGGATGCCCGCACCGTGCAGATCCGCGTCTCCAGCGGCGGCAGTAACCAGGTGCGTCTGCTGGCGGATATCCAGAATATGGAAGTGAACGTCACGCCGCAGGATGCCAAAGTGATCATCAACTCCCGCACCGGCTCGGTGGTGATGAACCGTGAGGTGACGCTGGATAGCTGTGCCGTGGCGCAGGGCAACCTGTCGGTGACCGTCAACCGCTCGGCTAACGTCAGCCAGCCAGATACGCCGTTTGGCGGCGGTGAAACGGTGGTGACGCCGCAGACCCAAATCGATTTGCGTCAGAGCGGCGGCTCGCTGCAGAGCGTGCGCTCCAGCGCCAACCTGAACAACGTGGTACGTGCCCTGAACGCGCTGGGCGCCACCCCGATGGATCTGATGTCGATTCTGCAATCCATGCAGAGCGCGGGCTGCCTGCGCGCCAAACTGGAAATTATCTGA
- the flgJ gene encoding flagellar assembly peptidoglycan hydrolase FlgJ: MLTDSKLLSSAAWDTQSLNELKSKAGKDPAGNIRPVARQVEGMFVQMMLKSMREALPKDGIFSSDSTRLYTSMYDQQISQQMTAGKGLGLADVIVKQMAAAQGVPPEEAPQQVPMKFDLERVTSYQNQALTQMVRKAVPKVPESNDEPLTGDSKDFLAQLSLPARLASQQSGVPHHLILAQAALESGWGQRQIRRENGEPSFNIFGVKASGSWKGPTTEITTTEYENGEAKKIKAKFRVYSSYLEALSDYVGLLSRNPRYAAVTQAATAEQGAQALQNAGYATDPQYARKLTSMIQQLKAMGEKVSKAYSNDIENLF, encoded by the coding sequence ATGCTGACCGATAGCAAACTGCTGAGCAGCGCGGCCTGGGATACCCAGTCGCTCAACGAACTGAAGTCTAAAGCGGGTAAAGATCCGGCGGGCAATATCCGCCCGGTTGCCCGCCAGGTGGAGGGGATGTTTGTCCAGATGATGCTGAAAAGCATGCGTGAAGCCCTGCCAAAAGATGGCATCTTCAGCAGCGATTCCACGCGTCTGTACACCAGCATGTATGACCAGCAGATTTCGCAGCAGATGACTGCCGGTAAAGGGTTAGGACTTGCCGATGTGATCGTTAAGCAGATGGCGGCCGCGCAGGGCGTGCCGCCAGAAGAGGCACCGCAGCAGGTGCCGATGAAGTTCGATCTGGAAAGGGTCACCAGCTATCAAAACCAGGCTCTGACGCAGATGGTGCGTAAAGCGGTGCCGAAGGTGCCTGAGAGCAATGATGAACCCCTTACCGGCGACAGCAAAGACTTCCTGGCGCAGCTCTCCCTGCCGGCGCGTCTCGCCAGCCAGCAGAGCGGGGTGCCGCATCACCTGATCCTCGCCCAGGCGGCGCTGGAGTCGGGCTGGGGGCAACGGCAGATCCGTCGTGAGAACGGTGAGCCGAGCTTTAACATCTTTGGGGTGAAGGCCTCGGGGAGCTGGAAAGGGCCGACTACCGAGATCACCACCACCGAGTATGAAAACGGCGAAGCGAAGAAGATCAAAGCCAAATTCCGCGTCTACAGCTCCTATCTCGAGGCACTTTCAGACTATGTCGGCCTGTTGAGTCGTAACCCGCGCTATGCGGCAGTGACCCAGGCCGCGACGGCAGAGCAGGGTGCGCAGGCGTTGCAGAACGCGGGCTATGCCACCGATCCACAGTATGCCCGCAAGCTGACCAGCATGATCCAGCAGCTGAAAGCGATGGGTGAAAAAGTCAGCAAAGCCTACAGCAACGATATCGAAAATCTGTTCTGA
- the flgK gene encoding flagellar hook-associated protein FlgK — protein MSSLINSAMSGLSAAQAALNTASNNISSYNVTGYTRQTTVLSASNSTLTGGGWVGNGVYVSGVQREYDAFITNQLRTAQNQSSALTTRYQQMSKIDDILSGSTNSLATTLQGFFTSLQTLVSNAEDPAARQTVLGKADGLVNQFKVNDQYLRDQDKQINTAIGTSVDQINNYAKQIANLNDQISRLTGVGAGASPNNLLDQRDQLVSELNQIVGVEVSVQDSGTYNVSFGNGYNLVQGSTANQLAAVKSSADPSRTTVAFVDGTSGPVAIPEKLLTSGSLGGMLTFRTQELDAARNTLNQLALSFANEMNSQHAKGFDPEGNAGGEFFKIGAPAVLGNTKNTGSASVTAAINVADSAKVQATDYKMEFDGGSWKITRLSDKTTVKPVDDGKGNLSFDGLTVNVSGTANNKDSFIVKPVVNAIVNMDVAISDESKLALASDATGGESDNRNGQALLDLQSSKVVGGNKTFNDAYASLVSTVGSKTATLKTSSTTQANVTTQLSNQQQSISGVNLDEEYGNLQRYQQYYLANAQVLQTASTLFDALINIR, from the coding sequence ATGTCCAGTTTGATCAACAGCGCCATGAGTGGCCTCAGTGCAGCACAGGCTGCGCTGAATACCGCCAGTAATAACATTTCGAGCTACAACGTGACGGGCTATACCCGTCAGACGACGGTGCTGAGTGCCTCAAACAGCACGCTGACGGGCGGCGGTTGGGTTGGCAACGGCGTGTATGTCTCTGGGGTACAACGCGAATATGATGCATTCATTACCAACCAGCTGCGCACCGCGCAGAACCAGAGCAGTGCCCTGACGACCCGCTACCAGCAGATGTCCAAAATTGACGACATTCTCTCTGGCAGCACCAACAGCCTGGCGACCACCCTGCAGGGTTTCTTTACCAGTCTGCAGACTCTGGTGAGCAACGCCGAAGATCCGGCGGCGCGCCAGACGGTACTGGGCAAGGCTGATGGTCTGGTGAACCAGTTCAAGGTGAACGATCAGTATCTGCGGGATCAGGATAAGCAGATCAACACCGCCATCGGTACCAGCGTTGATCAGATCAACAACTACGCTAAACAGATTGCCAACCTGAACGATCAGATTTCCCGCCTGACCGGCGTGGGTGCGGGCGCATCCCCGAACAATCTGCTCGACCAGCGTGACCAGCTGGTGAGCGAGCTGAACCAGATCGTGGGGGTTGAAGTCTCCGTTCAGGATAGCGGCACCTATAACGTCTCCTTTGGCAATGGCTACAACCTGGTTCAGGGCAGCACCGCTAATCAGCTGGCGGCCGTGAAGTCGAGCGCCGATCCATCCCGCACTACGGTGGCGTTTGTTGACGGCACCTCGGGCCCCGTAGCGATCCCGGAAAAACTGCTGACCAGCGGCTCTCTGGGCGGCATGTTGACTTTCCGTACCCAAGAGCTCGACGCGGCACGTAACACTCTTAACCAGCTGGCGCTCTCTTTCGCTAACGAGATGAACAGCCAACACGCAAAGGGCTTTGATCCAGAAGGTAACGCTGGCGGTGAGTTTTTTAAAATTGGTGCTCCCGCGGTACTGGGAAACACCAAAAATACCGGCTCGGCCTCCGTCACTGCCGCCATTAACGTGGCAGACAGCGCTAAAGTACAGGCTACCGACTACAAGATGGAGTTTGACGGCGGCAGCTGGAAGATCACCCGCCTCTCGGATAAAACCACGGTTAAGCCAGTTGATGACGGCAAAGGTAACTTGTCCTTTGATGGCCTGACGGTGAACGTATCGGGCACGGCGAATAACAAAGACAGCTTTATCGTTAAGCCTGTCGTCAATGCCATCGTCAATATGGATGTGGCGATTAGCGATGAGTCTAAACTGGCGCTGGCGTCTGACGCCACCGGCGGTGAAAGCGATAACCGCAACGGCCAGGCGCTGCTGGATCTGCAAAGTAGCAAAGTGGTCGGCGGCAATAAAACCTTTAATGATGCCTACGCCTCGCTGGTCAGTACCGTCGGCAGCAAAACCGCGACGCTGAAAACCAGCAGCACCACCCAGGCAAACGTGACGACGCAGCTGAGCAACCAGCAGCAGTCGATCTCCGGGGTTAACCTCGATGAAGAGTATGGCAACCTCCAGCGCTACCAGCAGTACTACCTGGCCAATGCCCAGGTGCTGCAAACTGCCAGCACGCTCTTTGACGCGTTAATCAATATTCGCTAA
- the flgL gene encoding flagellar hook-associated protein FlgL — MRISTQMMYQQNMRGITDSQSKWLSYGEQMSTGKRVNRPSDDPIAASQAVVLSQAQAQNSQYTLARSFASQRVGLEESVLGQVTTALQSAQDKIVYAGNGSLSDNDRSSIATDLQGIRDQLLNLANSTDGNGRYIFAGYKTDAPAFDQATGKYDGGDTPIRQQVDSARNMQISHTGLEVFESFTSNAAPEPDGSAPEKNLFKILDNVIAALKTPVSGDQGKSDQLTLDIDKANRGLRNSLDNVLTVRADLGTKLTELDALDTLGSDRALGQTQQMSDLVDVDWNSAISSYVMQQAALQASYKAFSDMQGMSLFQLNK, encoded by the coding sequence ATGCGTATTAGCACCCAGATGATGTACCAGCAGAACATGCGTGGGATCACCGACTCCCAGAGCAAGTGGCTGAGCTACGGTGAGCAGATGTCCACCGGTAAACGTGTTAACCGTCCTTCTGACGATCCTATCGCTGCGTCTCAGGCGGTAGTATTGTCCCAGGCGCAGGCGCAAAACAGCCAGTATACGCTGGCCCGCTCTTTTGCCTCCCAGCGAGTCGGGCTGGAAGAGAGCGTTCTGGGCCAGGTGACCACTGCGCTGCAATCAGCACAGGATAAAATTGTTTATGCCGGAAACGGCTCTCTGAGTGATAACGACCGCAGTTCCATTGCCACCGATTTGCAGGGTATCCGCGATCAGCTGTTGAACCTGGCAAACAGTACCGATGGCAACGGACGCTATATTTTTGCCGGTTATAAAACGGATGCTCCGGCATTCGATCAGGCAACCGGAAAGTATGATGGCGGCGACACGCCGATCAGGCAGCAGGTCGATTCCGCGCGTAACATGCAGATCAGCCATACCGGCCTGGAAGTGTTTGAATCTTTCACCAGCAATGCCGCGCCAGAACCTGATGGCTCTGCCCCGGAAAAGAATTTGTTCAAAATCCTGGATAACGTGATTGCGGCTTTGAAAACGCCAGTCAGCGGCGATCAGGGCAAGAGTGATCAACTGACTCTGGACATTGATAAAGCAAACCGCGGATTACGTAATTCCCTTGATAACGTGCTGACAGTGCGCGCTGACCTGGGCACCAAACTGACTGAACTCGATGCACTCGATACGCTGGGCAGTGACCGGGCGTTAGGCCAGACCCAGCAGATGAGCGACCTGGTGGACGTTGACTGGAACTCGGCTATCTCATCTTATGTGATGCAGCAGGCGGCGCTTCAGGCATCTTATAAAGCATTCAGCGATATGCAGGGTATGTCTCTGTTCCAGTTGAATAAATAA
- a CDS encoding MFS transporter, whose product MNSSTLSPAVSRWVIFILAIGAGFSVAAIYYAQPLLPLMGADLHLSIEGMGMVPTLTQAGYALGILFLLPLGDRYDRRTLIVVKSIALALLLLACSLTAQMHSLLLVSLLIGMTATMAQDIVPAAAILAPEGKQGKTVGTVMTGLLLGILLSRTVSGVVGEAFGWRVMYQLAAGSIAILAAVMWFILPRFAVPSNLRYPQLMRSMAHLWRRYPALRRAALAQGFLSIAFSAFWSTLAVMLMEHYGLGSAVAGGYGIAGAAGALAAPLAGGLADKLGAGKVTQLGAALVTVSFALMFFMPALGVQGQLILIAVAAVGFDLGLQSSLVAHQNLVYSLEPQARGRLNALLFTGVFIGMALGSALGSQLYTMAGWPGVIALATLTAGVALIIRMTENVRTRSSALQNS is encoded by the coding sequence ATGAACTCCAGTACCCTGAGCCCAGCCGTCAGCCGTTGGGTAATTTTCATCCTTGCCATCGGCGCGGGCTTTAGCGTCGCCGCCATCTATTATGCTCAGCCGCTACTGCCGCTGATGGGCGCAGATTTGCATCTCAGTATTGAAGGGATGGGGATGGTGCCCACCCTGACGCAGGCAGGCTATGCGCTGGGGATCCTCTTCCTGCTGCCGCTTGGCGATCGCTATGACCGCCGCACCCTGATTGTGGTGAAAAGCATCGCGCTGGCATTGCTACTTTTGGCCTGTAGCCTGACGGCTCAGATGCATTCCCTGCTGCTGGTCAGCCTGCTGATTGGGATGACCGCCACCATGGCGCAGGATATCGTTCCGGCTGCGGCGATCCTCGCCCCGGAGGGTAAACAGGGGAAAACCGTCGGTACGGTGATGACCGGCCTGTTACTGGGGATCCTGCTTTCCCGTACGGTGAGCGGCGTGGTAGGTGAAGCTTTTGGCTGGCGCGTGATGTACCAGCTGGCGGCAGGCAGTATTGCGATCCTCGCCGCCGTAATGTGGTTTATTCTGCCCCGCTTCGCGGTGCCGTCGAACCTGCGTTATCCGCAGCTGATGCGCTCCATGGCACACCTGTGGCGTCGCTACCCCGCTCTGCGCCGCGCCGCACTGGCACAGGGTTTTCTCTCCATCGCCTTTAGCGCCTTCTGGTCTACCCTCGCGGTGATGCTGATGGAACACTACGGTCTTGGCAGCGCCGTTGCCGGTGGCTATGGCATTGCCGGTGCCGCAGGCGCTCTGGCCGCGCCACTCGCTGGCGGTCTGGCGGATAAACTGGGCGCTGGTAAAGTCACTCAGCTGGGTGCCGCGCTGGTAACCGTCTCCTTCGCCCTGATGTTTTTCATGCCGGCATTAGGTGTACAGGGCCAGCTGATCCTGATTGCCGTTGCCGCGGTAGGTTTTGATCTCGGTCTGCAGTCGAGCCTGGTGGCTCACCAGAACCTGGTTTATAGCCTTGAGCCCCAGGCCCGTGGCCGTCTGAACGCTCTGCTCTTTACCGGTGTGTTTATCGGGATGGCGTTAGGTTCCGCGCTCGGCAGTCAGCTCTATACCATGGCCGGTTGGCCGGGCGTTATTGCGCTGGCGACCCTTACAGCAGGCGTGGCGCTGATTATCCGTATGACTGAAAACGTCCGCACCCGCTCATCGGCCCTGCAAAATTCCTGA